Within Candidatus Palauibacter polyketidifaciens, the genomic segment GACGGCGGAGTCGGTCGCATCGAGCCACGCCACGGTCGTGATCACGGATCACCCGCAGGTGGACTACGGTCTCGTGCTCGAGAGGGCGCAGATCATCGTGGATACGCGCAACGGCCTGCCGAAGCGGTCCGGGGAGCCCGGCGAGCAGGCCGGTGCGGCCCTCTATCCGCTTTCCGGCCCCGCGCGCGGCGGCTCAGCGCCGGATCTCGAGCCGGTCGCCGGGATGGATCCGGGTCGAGGAGAGGCGATTCCATTCGATGAGGTCGCGCGTCGATACCGAATGTCGGCGGGCGATCAGCCATAACGAGTCACCCGGCCGGACCACGATCGTCACAGGCCCGGCGCCGTTGCTCGCGGACCCCGTCGAACCCGTTCCCGTCGACCCGCCCGTTCGCGGAATCAGCAACTCCTGGCCGATCTGCAGGCGTCGCGGATTCACATTGCCGTTCGCGGCCCGCAACGCCGCCACCGACACGCCGTATCGCTGCGCGATCACGTCCAGCGTCTGCCCGCGCTGCACCGTGACGACGGTCGTCCCCTCGGCGTTCGTCCGCGCGTCGAGCGGGCGAGTGGGCGAGCTGCGCGCGATCGATGCGCCGGGCGCCCGCGCCGACCGGGGAATGACGAGTTCCTGGCCGATCTGCAGGCGACGCGGGTTCAGGTTGCCGTTCGCCGCACGCAGCGCCGCCACCGACACACCGTACTGCTGCCCGATCCACCCCAGCGTGTGACCGCGCTGGACCGTGTGGAACGTCCAGGTCACCCGCTCATCCACGGGCACGGCCGCATACCGCGCCGCGAACCGGGCGGCGCCCTCCACCGGGACCCGAACCTCGACCTCGCGGTTCGGCGGCGTCACGTCGCGCGGAAACTCGGGGTTGAGGAGGTTGATCGTTTCCTCGTCGGTCCCGGCGGCCTCCGCCAGGACGTCGAAGCTCGTCGCGTCGGGCACGCGCACCTTCGCGTACTCCGGGATCGTCTCTCTCTCGGGATCCGGGAACCCGTAGCGCGCGGGATCGTGCCCGATAATGGCCGCCGCGATGATCTTGGGCACGTAGTCCCGCGTCTCGCGCCGCAGCAGACGGCGGTCGGCGAGATCCCAGAAGGTGCCGCCCGGCACGGTGCGCAGCCCGCGGCGGACCCGGTTGGGTCCTCCGTTGTAGCCCGCGGCCGCGAGATACCAGGAACCGAACTCGTCGTAGAGGTCCTTGAGGTGCCGGACCGCGGCGTCCGTCGCCTTCTCCGGATCTCTCCGTTCGTCGATCCAGTAGGATATTTCGAGGCCGTACTGGCGCCCCGTGCCCGAGATGAACTGCCACAGCCCCACCGCGCTCGCGCGGCTGTAGGCGTTCGGGTTCATCCCGCTCTCGATGAGCGCGAGGTAGATCAGGTCCTGCGGCAGCCCCGCCTCGCGCAGCTTCCGGCGAATCATGGGCTCGTAACGGGTCTTGCGGCCGAGGTAGGTCCCGAAGCGTTCGCCGATGGCGGTCTGGAAGTAGTGGACCCACGACCGGACGCGCTCGTTCATCTCAAGCCTGAAGACGCGCGGATCCTCTCCTTCGTGCACCAGCCCCATCGGGTCGCCGCCTAGCATCTCGCGGATGGCCCGATCAATCTCCGCCGGCGTGGGCTCGGCATCCGTATCGTCTGCCGGGCCCGGCACGACCGGGTCCTCCGGCATCAACTCGTCGTCCGGAGCCGGCGCCGACGCGGGAGCGTCTCCCGGCTGCGGGGTCGTTTCGGGTGGATCCGCCGCGCCGGCCTCGGGCGCCCCCTGCTCGACGTTCGCGTTCTCCGGGGCCGGGCCGAGTTCGGGTGTACGCTGGGTGAGCGCGCAGCCGTGCAGCACAAACACCGCGAGCAGAAGACCGACCCAATGAAGGCACGCAGGGACGAGCGTTCTCGATGATCGATAGGTCATCAGACGGCAAATCCCCCCTTGGTGCCACAACTCTGGTGCTGCTACCCCCAGGCCCCTCCACCCCGCCAAGGCGTCGCTCCGGAAGCAGGACCGGACAACACGCGAATAATGGTACAGAAGCGGATGTGCCGTGTCGAGACGGACCCGGCGGCGAAGCGTTTCAGGCG encodes:
- a CDS encoding LysM peptidoglycan-binding domain-containing protein, with amino-acid sequence MTYRSSRTLVPACLHWVGLLLAVFVLHGCALTQRTPELGPAPENANVEQGAPEAGAADPPETTPQPGDAPASAPAPDDELMPEDPVVPGPADDTDAEPTPAEIDRAIREMLGGDPMGLVHEGEDPRVFRLEMNERVRSWVHYFQTAIGERFGTYLGRKTRYEPMIRRKLREAGLPQDLIYLALIESGMNPNAYSRASAVGLWQFISGTGRQYGLEISYWIDERRDPEKATDAAVRHLKDLYDEFGSWYLAAAGYNGGPNRVRRGLRTVPGGTFWDLADRRLLRRETRDYVPKIIAAAIIGHDPARYGFPDPERETIPEYAKVRVPDATSFDVLAEAAGTDEETINLLNPEFPRDVTPPNREVEVRVPVEGAARFAARYAAVPVDERVTWTFHTVQRGHTLGWIGQQYGVSVAALRAANGNLNPRRLQIGQELVIPRSARAPGASIARSSPTRPLDARTNAEGTTVVTVQRGQTLDVIAQRYGVSVAALRAANGNVNPRRLQIGQELLIPRTGGSTGTGSTGSASNGAGPVTIVVRPGDSLWLIARRHSVSTRDLIEWNRLSSTRIHPGDRLEIRR